The following are encoded in a window of Drosophila simulans strain w501 chromosome 3L, Prin_Dsim_3.1, whole genome shotgun sequence genomic DNA:
- the LOC6737831 gene encoding 1,5-anhydro-D-fructose reductase isoform X1 produces the protein MKLAPTVKLNNGYEMPILGLGTYNSKDNEGEAAVKHAIDVGYRHIDTAYFYQNEAEVGKAIRDKIAEGVVKREDIFLVTKLWNIFHDPERVEGICRKQLSNFGLDYIDLYLMHMPVGYIYVDDNTLMPKNEDDVLQLSDVDYLDTYKAMEKLVKLGLVRSIGVSNFNSEQLARVLANCEIKPVTNQVECSPALNQKALTAFCKKNDVTLTGYTPLGKPKPDIQKPDFIYSPEVAVIAKKYGKTGPQIALRYLVSLGVIPIPKSSNTNRISENFDIFDFELTAEEMAVLDGYHTGERVVPLNLIKGLNHKYYPFSIEF, from the exons ATGAAGCTCGCTCCGACTGTTAAGCTAAACAATGGCTACGAGATGCCAATTCTGGGCCTCGGAACCTACAAC TCGAAGGACAACGAAGGCGAGGCCGCTGTGAAGCATGCGATTGATGTGGGCTATCGTCACATAGATACTGCCTATTTCTACCAAAACGAGGCCGAAGTGGGCAAGGCGATTCGGGACAAGATCGCAGAGGGAGTGGTCAAGCGAGAGGATATATTCCTGGTCACTAAG CTTTGGAACATTTTCCATGATCCTGAGCGCGTTGAGGGCATTTGCCGCAAGCAGTTGAGTAATTTTGGCTTGGACTACATCGATCTGTATCTGATGCACATGCCAGTGGGCTACATATATGTTGATGACAACACCCTGATGCCCAAGAATGAGGACGATGTGCTCCAACTGAGCGATGTGGACTATCTGGATACGTACAAGGCCATGGAAAAGCTGGTGAAACTGGGCCTGGTGCGCAGCATCGGAGTTTCCAACTTCAACAGCGAGCAGCTGGCAcgagttttggccaactgcgaGATCAAACCCGTCACTAACCAGGTGGAGTGCTCGCCTGCGCTCAACCAGAAGGCTTTGACAGCCTTCTGCAAGAAGAACGACGTCACCTTAACGGGCTACACACCTTTGGGAAAGCCCAAGCCGGATATCCAGAAGCCGGACTTTATCTATTCGCCGGAGGTGGCTGTTATTGCCAAAAAGTATGGCAAGACTGGACCGCAGATTGCGCTGCGTTATCTG GTTTCTCTGGGTGTTATTCCCATTCCGAAGTCATCGAATACTAACCGAATTTCTGAGAACTTCGATATCTTCGATTTTGAGCTGACAGCCGAGGAAATGGCCGTTCTCGATGGTTATCACACTGGCGAACGGGTGGTGCCATTAAATTTGATCAAGGGCCTCAACCACAAGTACTACCCCTTTTCAATTGAGTTTTAA
- the LOC6737831 gene encoding aldo-keto reductase family 1 member B1 isoform X3 has translation MVKYACDMQLKLLGVDYIDLYLMHSPVGVDYISDEDLMPHENDQLRTNDVDYVDTYRSMEQLVHLGLVRSLGLSNFNANQLKRLLENCQIKPASLQIECHPELVQIPLIELCKFHNITVVAYSPLGRPKACNPLPDYYTDSKLLALAAKYGKTPAQIILRYLIDIGTVPIPKAAQQAHLVENLDIFDFHLTPEELLQLKTFNTGRRIWKFEKAKNHQYYPY, from the exons ATGGTGAAATACGCATGTGACATGCAATTAAAGCTACTGGGCGTGGACTATATAGATCTATATCTGATGCATTCGCCCGTGGGCGTGGACTACATCTCTGATGAAGATCTGATGCCCCACGAGAATGACCAGCTGAGAACCAA CGATGTGGACTATGTGGACACCTACAGAAGTATGGAGCAACTGGTGCATTTGGGGTTGGTGCGCAGCTTGGGATTGTCCAACTTCAATGCCAATCAGCTGAAGAGATTACTGGAAAACTGCCAAATCAAGCCTGCAAGCCTTCAAATCGAGTGTCATCCGGAATTGGTGCAAATCCCCTTAATTGAGCTCTGTAAATTCCACAATATCACCGTGGTTGCCTATTCGCCACTGGGGCGTCCCAAAGCCTGCAATCCGTTGCCCGATTACTACACGGATTCCAAGCTACTGGCATTGGCAGCGAAATACGGCAAGACACCAGCTCAAATCATCCTAAGATACTTG ATCGATATTGGCACGGTACCTATTCCAAAAGCTGCCCAGCAAGCGCATCTCGTCGAGAATCTGgatatatttgattttcaccTGACGCCGGAGGAGTTGCTCCAATTGAAGACCTTTAATACAGGGCGGAGAATctggaaatttgaaaaagcaaAGAATCATCAGTACTATCCTTACTAA
- the LOC6737831 gene encoding aldo-keto reductase family 1 member B1 isoform X2 yields MKLAPTVKLNNGYEMPILGLGTYNLKKSRCEAAVCHALEMGYRHIDTAYLYRNEGIIGKVLAKLIGDQKLKREQVFLVTKLWDIYHEPKMVKYACDMQLKLLGVDYIDLYLMHSPVGVDYISDEDLMPHENDQLRTNDVDYVDTYRSMEQLVHLGLVRSLGLSNFNANQLKRLLENCQIKPASLQIECHPELVQIPLIELCKFHNITVVAYSPLGRPKACNPLPDYYTDSKLLALAAKYGKTPAQIILRYLIDIGTVPIPKAAQQAHLVENLDIFDFHLTPEELLQLKTFNTGRRIWKFEKAKNHQYYPY; encoded by the exons ATGAAGCTCGCTCCGACTGTTAAGCTAAACAATGGCTACGAGATGCCAATTCTGGGCCTCGGAACCTACAAC CTAAAGAAATCTCGATGTGAGGCTGCCGTGTGCCACGCCCTCGAAATGGGCTATCGGCACATAGACACCGCATATCTGTACAGGAATGAAGGCATTATAGGCAAGGTTTTAGCTAAACTTATTGGCGACCAGAAACTGAAACGCGAACAGGTGTTTCTGGTCACAAAG CTGTGGGACATTTACCACGAACCCAAGATGGTGAAATACGCATGTGACATGCAATTAAAGCTACTGGGCGTGGACTATATAGATCTATATCTGATGCATTCGCCCGTGGGCGTGGACTACATCTCTGATGAAGATCTGATGCCCCACGAGAATGACCAGCTGAGAACCAA CGATGTGGACTATGTGGACACCTACAGAAGTATGGAGCAACTGGTGCATTTGGGGTTGGTGCGCAGCTTGGGATTGTCCAACTTCAATGCCAATCAGCTGAAGAGATTACTGGAAAACTGCCAAATCAAGCCTGCAAGCCTTCAAATCGAGTGTCATCCGGAATTGGTGCAAATCCCCTTAATTGAGCTCTGTAAATTCCACAATATCACCGTGGTTGCCTATTCGCCACTGGGGCGTCCCAAAGCCTGCAATCCGTTGCCCGATTACTACACGGATTCCAAGCTACTGGCATTGGCAGCGAAATACGGCAAGACACCAGCTCAAATCATCCTAAGATACTTG ATCGATATTGGCACGGTACCTATTCCAAAAGCTGCCCAGCAAGCGCATCTCGTCGAGAATCTGgatatatttgattttcaccTGACGCCGGAGGAGTTGCTCCAATTGAAGACCTTTAATACAGGGCGGAGAATctggaaatttgaaaaagcaaAGAATCATCAGTACTATCCTTACTAA
- the LOC6737832 gene encoding kxDL motif-containing protein CG10681, whose product MSHLGLADVQQSEDATPDLESFTGFGNSAAEAFIQSLAGMVNQGDVETMIRAQKQMLQRFEKTNEMLLNCNALSQSRLKSASEDFKRHVKCLSEMKKDLDYIFRKIRVIKQKLQSQFPAIYAEVQPQRSSLAEEAEDDTEAQAKKTADTPAPAAAKPVLSTKKSTATIEYVQMEEAVDNGTVEIENELIKRVCSVETANPNDSSDCTSEDTG is encoded by the exons ATGAGCCACTTAGGCCTTGCGGATGTGCAGCAGTCCGAGGATGCCACTCCTGACCTGGAATCCTTCACTGGCTTCGGCAACTCCGCCGCCGAGGCCTTCATTCAAAGTCTCGCAGGAATGGTGAATCAGGGCGATGTGGAGACCATGATACGGGCTCAAAAGCAAAT GCTACAACGCTTTGAGAAAACCAACGAGATGCTGCTCAACTGCAATGCCTTATCGCAGAGTCGTCTGAAAAGTGCCAGCGAGGATTTCAAAAGGCACGTGAAATGCCTGAGCGAAATGAAGAAGGATCTGGATTACATATTCCGTAAGATACGCGTCATCAAGCAGAAGCTACAGTCGCAGTTCCCCGCCATTTACGCCGAAGTTCAGCCGCAGCGTAGCAGTTTGGCGGAGGAAGCCGAGGATGATACGGAAGCCCAGGCGAAAAAGACTGCAGATACACCTGCTCCAGCTGCCGCAAAACCTGTATTATCCACCAAGAAGAGTACCGCCACCATTGAGTACGTGCAGATGGAGGAGGCAGTGGACAATGGCACTGTGGAGATCGAAAACGAGCTGATCAAGCGAGTTTGTTCCGTGGAAACTGCCAATCCCAATGATTCCTCCGACTGCACATCCGAGGATACAGGTTGA
- the LOC6739640 gene encoding EARP-interacting protein homolog, with the protein MDENSLIYGLELQARALTPQYGESNDVCFFIATNSLKPTNQVHLIQYEEEQGSVQSKVFEHALGEVWKLNSCPRNPRLLASVYNVQKGAQVLTKAALFTLPEDLNPDPEQLKSEYLPWEQVEVLDTEALGERVKTIEFHPNQDTLACVVDNKVAVMQRAESSTRVVAEVPASGSSSGSAKHTQHFTGGKWSHHHQGHQFLTLQDGHLSAYDVRDTQHCAWSINDAHGQMVRDLDCNPNKQCHLVTGGDDGYLRIWDCRMPKAPVFERSDHSHWVWCVRFNTFHDQLLLSSSSDCKVLLTCAGSVSSETQVQAGLDESNFSGADAEERHKLLPDGLLQTFDQHEDSVYCAEWSNVDPWIFASLSYDGRVIISKVPKQYKYQIIF; encoded by the exons ATGGATGAAAATAGCTTGATCTACGGGCTCGAACTGCAGGCGCGGGCTTTAACACCTCAGTACGGAGAGAGCAACGATGTGTGCTTCTTCATAGCCACCAACTCCTTGAAGCCCACCAACCAGGTGCACTTAATCCAGTACGAGGAGGAGCAAGGATCCGTGCAATCAAAG GTCTTTGAGCATGCCCTGGGTGAAGTGTGGAAACTGAATAGTTGTCCGCGTAATCCTCGCCTGCTGGCCTCCGTCTACAATGTGCAAAAGGGAGCACAAGTGCTGACCAAAGCGGCTCTGTTTACGCTGCCCGAGGATCTCAATCCCGATCCGGAGCAGCTGAAGTCTGAGTACCTGCCGTGGGAGCAGGTTGAGGTCCTGGATACTGAAGCACTGGGCGAACGTGTGAAGACCATCGAATTCCATCCCAACCAGGACACACTCGCCTGTGTGGTGGACAACAAGGTGGCTGTGATGCAGCGGGCCGAGTCCTCCACTCGCGTGGTGGCCGAGGTGCCGGCCAGTGGATCATCCAGTGGATCTGCAAAGCACACACAGCATTTCACCGGCGGCAAGTGGTCGCATCATCATCAGGGCCACCAGTTTCTCACCCTTCAGGATGGCCATCTGAGTGCCTACGATGTGCGGGATACACAGCATTGCGCCTGGAGCATCAACGATGCGCATGGACAAATGGTCCGTGACCTGGACTGCAATCCCAACAAGCAGTGCCACTTGGTCACCGGCGGTGACGATGGCTACTTGAGGATCTGGGATTGCCGGATGCCCAAGGCTCCCGTTTTCGAGCGCTCCGATCATTCGCATTGGGTTTGGTGCGTGCGTTTTAACACATTCCATGACCAACTGCTCCTCTCCAGCTCCAGTGACTGCAAGGTGCTGCTCACGTGCGCGGGATCTGTGAGTTCAGAGACGCAGGTTCAGGCTGGACTAGATGAGTCCAACTTCAGTGGTGCCGATGCCGAGGAGAGGCACAAACTCTTGCCAGATGGTCTGCTGCAGACCTTCGATCAGCACGAGGACTCCGTTTACTGCGCGGAGTGGAGCAATGTGGATCCGTGGATCTTTGCGTCGCTCAGCTACGATGGCCGCGTCATAATCTCAAAGGTGCCCAAGCAGTACAAGTACCAGATTATATTTTAA
- the LOC6737834 gene encoding ubiquitin-conjugating enzyme E2 C yields the protein MAQNISPEQSGAGGGGTKHSDDSMPVKDNHAVSKRLHKELMNLMMANERDISAFPDGENIFKWVGTIAGPRNTVYSGQTYRLSLDFPNSYPYAAPVVKFLTSCFHPNVDLQGAICLDILKDKWSALYDVRTILLSIQSLLGEPNNESPLNAQAAMMWNDQKEYKKYLDAFYEKHKDT from the exons ATGGCGCAGAATATCAGCCCAGAGCAAAGTGGagcaggcggcggcggcaccAAGCACAGCGATGACTCCATGCCCGTGAAAGACAATCACGCCGTGAGCAAAAG ACTGCACAAGGAACTGATGAACCTAATGATGGCCAACGAGAGGGACATCTCGGCGTTTCCGGACGGCGAGAACATCTTCAAGTGGGTGGGCACCATAGCGGGTCCACGGAACACGGTGTATTCGGGGCAAACGTATCGTTTGTCACTGGACTTTCCCAATTCGTATCCGTATGCAGCGCCCGTGGTGAAGTTCCTGACGTCCTGCTTCCATCCCAATGTTGATCTGCAGGGCGCCATCTGTTTGGACATACTGAAGGACAAATGGTCGGCCCTGTACGATGTGCGCACCATTCTGCTGTCCATACAATCCCTGCTGGGCGAACCGAACAACGAGAGTCCACTGAATGCGCAGGCCGCGATGATGTGGAACGACCAAAAGGAGTACAAAAAATATCTAGACGCCTTCTACGAGAAACACAAGGACACCTAG
- the LOC6737835 gene encoding histone-lysine N-methyltransferase PRDM16 translates to MFDTQLSLCAGRMVADSTTTTTSGMDGCDGAKTMICRACLVLLGPQDACHNLDSEQDLASKYYGCTGEDAVKDLPPHLVLKSICECCYQLVQKFHDFQRMCAESLRNFEKLLQDIDIGCLKLEDHTWPDLDTPSESNESTNPEAQSDAPCIVATQEIEEVYVIEDESAKQDLGQEKLSIAGSSKLLGARKRRGVRHTLECRICHRGFYKPSLLEAHMQQHEGLRPYTCVHCAKSYARANLLESHLRQMHNNAAVARIIYACPSCNKVYTADRSLKYHMRRAHERNQEAECPDARHICEECGKCFARKAHLTRHKLVHGGVEDRRYCCECCDRRFYTKENMVDHLQRKHGNKNLLLRCRKCGRIFRNSVELNAHGRQHKAMDVVQ, encoded by the exons ATGTTTGATACCCAGCTGAGTCTGTGCGCGGGTCGCATGGTCGCCGattccaccaccaccaccacctccggCATGGATGGATGCGATGGTGCCAAGACGATGATATGCCGCGCTTGTCTTGTGCTGCTGGGTCCGCAGGATGCGTGCCACAATCTGGACAGCGAGCAGGATCTGGCCAGCAAGTACTACGGCTGCACCGGAGAGGATGCGGTTAAGGATTTGCCACCCCACTTGGTGCTGAAAAGCATCTGCGAGTGCTGCTATCAGTTGGTGCAAAAGTTCCACGACTTTCAACGCATGTGCGCAGAGTCCTTGCGCAATTTTGAGAAGCTGCTGCAGGACATCGACATCGGCTGCCTCAAGCTGGAGGACCACACTTGGCCCGACTTGGACACCCCCTCGGAGAGCAACGAGTCCACAAATCCGGAAGCCCAGTCGGACGCACCCTGCATCGTAGCGACGCAGGAGATT GAGGAAGTGTACGTAATAGAGGACGAGTCAGCCAAACAGGATCTGGGCCAGGAGAAGCTATCCATTGCGGGCTCTAGCAAGTTGCTGGGTGCCAGGAAGCGACGAGGAGTGCGACACACCCTCGAGTGTCGCATATGCCATCGTGGCTTCTACAAACCATCGCTGCTGGAGGCCCACATGCAGCAGCATGAGGGTCTGCGACCGTATACCTGCGTCCATTGTGCGAAGAGCTATGCCCGGGCCAATCTGCTGGAGTCGCACCTGCGGCAGATGCATAACAATGCCGCCGTTGCGCGGATCATCTATGCCTGCCCGAGCTGCAACAAGGTGTACACAGCGGACCGAAGTCTCAAATATCATATGAGAAGGGCGCACGAAAGGAATCAGGAGGCAGAGTGCCCGGATGCCCGGCACATTTGTGAGGAGTGCGGCAAGTGCTTTGCGCGAAAGGCACATCTAACGCGCCACAAGTTGGTCCATGGTGGCGTTGAGGATCGGAGATACTGCTGCGAGTGCTGTGATCGCAGGTTCTACACCAAGGAGAACATGGTGGATCATCTGCAGCGCAAGCATGGCAACAAGAATCTGCTACTCAGATGCAGAAAATGCGGACGCATATTCCGGAACAGCGTGGAGCTCAACGCTCACGGGAGGCAACACAAAGCGATGGATGTAGTTCAataa